A region of the Rhizobium leguminosarum bv. trifolii WSM1325 genome:
CCAGGCATCGAGTGCTGCGTCGGCCGCAGGCCTCCAGGCGTCAACCATCGTCTTTTCACCGGGTTCGGCCTTTCCACGTTCCTGGATTCCCTGCGCCATTGCCGCAAAGACACGCAGGAAATCGTCATCACTCAATGTCTGCTTGTCTTTGGCGGCTGCTCCGGCGCGCATGAAGGCCGTGGCGTAGAGCGGGCCGGACGAAGCGCCGACCGCATTCAGGAATGCCTTAGCCGCGACGTTGAATGCGGTTGTTGGGGCGATCCCGGCGTCGAGCTCGCCGACCGCTTTCGCCGCGGCCTGGCAGCCTGCATCCATGGCAAGGCCGTGATCTCCATCGCCGATGGCGCCGTCCAACGCGCAGAGATGGTCGCTCTCTGCCGCAATATCCTCGGCAATCCCGGCAAACATGCGCTGAAGGTCTTCGGTCGTAAACGTCATCGATTACCTCACAAACATCGCGCAATCACAGGGGTGGTCGATCAATCGCTGAAGCTCGTCGTCGAGATGCATGACCGT
Encoded here:
- a CDS encoding dihydroxyacetone kinase, L subunit (TIGRFAM: dihydroxyacetone kinase, L subunit~PFAM: Dak phosphatase~KEGG: rec:RHECIAT_PC0000976 probable dihydroxyacetone kinase protein, phosphatase domain); amino-acid sequence: MTFTTEDLQRMFAGIAEDIAAESDHLCALDGAIGDGDHGLAMDAGCQAAAKAVGELDAGIAPTTAFNVAAKAFLNAVGASSGPLYATAFMRAGAAAKDKQTLSDDDFLRVFAAMAQGIQERGKAEPGEKTMVDAWRPAADAALDAWQSGKPLPQCFEAAERAARSGCETTSKMTATKGRASRLGDRVIGHIDPGAASAVIIIAAMAKFAQHHDG